From Rhodanobacteraceae bacterium, the proteins below share one genomic window:
- a CDS encoding Beta-mannosidase, whose product MTGARIRWWVFALAGFAMLPSLAAALTTQLLDAGWQFRISPGDAHAKDHPRATHWLQATVPGSAQTDLMALKLIPDPYWRDDEAKVQWVGLSNWQYRKRFDVDAETLARTHVDLVFGGLDTFADVYLNGQKILAADNMFRRWRVPVKALLHAGANTLEVHLYSPIGRLQPWLLKQPYALPGEFDSAFGDEPKGKQTANYVRKAAYQYGWDWGPRVVTEGIWQDVKLESWDALRLADFHIAQKSVTPDLAKLSVQLNVDADAVTTAHVALSWRAPDGGTQLLQRDVALKAGDNAIAIPLAISHPQRWWPVGYGKPNLYDFHVEVTAGGKVLASASRETGLRSVELRRRKDRWGRSFEFVVNGVPIFAKGANFIPPDIFPTRVTPAKFRQLLESSRDANMNMLRIWGGGYYLPDDFYATADRLGLMVWQDFMFGGAIPPSDVAFRDNVRIEAIQQVQRLRDHPSIVLWCGNNEVETGWESWDDRKAFKKTITAAQRQHIEQGMRTLFDHNLRDVVAKNAPDVPYWPSTPGTYYDGPVNVIDDGDYHYWNVWSGDALPVTAYLDVTPRFMSEYGLQSMPAMQTIDAFTEPQDRSIDSKVMRAHQKFDSGNGNQRLLKYVEREFGKPKDLATLAYLSQVMQANGIQLAAEHLRASRPHSMGSLYWQLDDAWPGITWSSIDWYGRWKALQFHARRFYAPLLIAALRNHGVTNVSLVSDRTTPVVAQWRLRVMDFSGKVIGQQQANITLPPLSATHVGTFSDAQLLHGADPRAVFAVFDLQVDGREVSRNLVFFDEPKNLALPLPEIRTRIETTGDGYRLTLDSDKLAHDVWISLGDIDAKVSDNAFDILPGQQVTLTVHGKVTLDALRKALRIEDVADAMQGHAQ is encoded by the coding sequence ATGACCGGTGCGCGCATCCGGTGGTGGGTGTTCGCGCTCGCGGGTTTCGCAATGCTGCCGTCGCTGGCGGCTGCGTTGACGACGCAATTGCTGGATGCCGGTTGGCAATTCCGGATCTCGCCGGGTGATGCGCATGCCAAGGATCACCCGCGGGCGACGCACTGGCTGCAGGCGACCGTGCCGGGTTCGGCGCAGACCGACTTGATGGCACTGAAGCTGATCCCCGACCCGTATTGGCGCGACGACGAAGCGAAGGTCCAGTGGGTGGGATTGTCGAACTGGCAGTACCGCAAACGTTTCGATGTCGATGCGGAGACGTTGGCGCGCACTCATGTCGATCTGGTGTTCGGCGGGCTCGACACGTTTGCCGACGTATATTTGAACGGTCAAAAGATCCTCGCCGCCGACAACATGTTCCGGCGCTGGCGCGTGCCGGTGAAGGCGTTGCTGCACGCCGGCGCCAATACCTTGGAAGTGCACTTGTACTCGCCGATCGGACGCCTGCAGCCGTGGCTGCTGAAACAGCCGTATGCGCTGCCGGGCGAATTCGATTCGGCGTTCGGCGACGAACCCAAGGGCAAGCAGACCGCCAACTACGTGCGCAAGGCGGCATACCAATACGGCTGGGATTGGGGTCCGCGTGTCGTCACCGAAGGCATCTGGCAGGACGTGAAGCTGGAAAGCTGGGACGCGTTGCGGCTGGCGGATTTCCATATTGCGCAGAAGTCGGTAACGCCCGATCTTGCAAAGCTCAGTGTGCAGCTGAACGTCGACGCCGATGCGGTAACGACGGCGCACGTCGCGTTGAGCTGGCGTGCGCCCGACGGCGGCACGCAATTGCTCCAACGCGATGTGGCATTGAAGGCCGGCGACAACGCCATCGCGATCCCATTGGCGATTTCGCATCCGCAACGCTGGTGGCCCGTCGGCTACGGCAAACCGAATCTGTATGACTTCCATGTCGAGGTCACGGCCGGCGGCAAGGTGCTGGCGAGTGCGAGTCGCGAAACGGGTCTGCGCAGCGTCGAGCTGCGCCGCCGAAAGGACCGGTGGGGCAGGAGTTTCGAGTTCGTCGTCAATGGCGTGCCGATTTTTGCCAAGGGCGCGAATTTCATCCCGCCCGACATTTTCCCGACGCGCGTGACGCCAGCGAAGTTCCGGCAACTGCTCGAATCGTCGCGCGACGCCAACATGAACATGCTGCGCATCTGGGGCGGCGGCTATTACCTGCCGGACGATTTCTACGCGACGGCCGACAGGCTGGGCCTGATGGTGTGGCAGGACTTCATGTTCGGCGGCGCGATCCCGCCGTCCGACGTGGCGTTCCGCGACAACGTGCGCATCGAGGCGATCCAGCAGGTGCAGCGACTGCGCGATCATCCCAGCATCGTGCTGTGGTGCGGCAACAACGAGGTCGAGACGGGCTGGGAATCCTGGGATGACCGCAAGGCCTTCAAGAAGACGATCACCGCAGCGCAGCGCCAGCACATCGAGCAGGGCATGCGTACATTGTTCGACCACAACTTGCGCGATGTCGTCGCGAAGAACGCGCCCGACGTGCCGTACTGGCCCAGCACACCCGGTACCTATTACGACGGTCCGGTCAACGTCATCGACGATGGTGACTACCACTACTGGAACGTGTGGTCGGGCGACGCGCTGCCGGTGACGGCCTATCTCGACGTGACGCCGCGCTTCATGTCGGAATACGGCCTGCAGTCGATGCCGGCGATGCAAACCATCGACGCGTTCACCGAGCCGCAGGATCGTTCGATCGATTCGAAGGTGATGCGCGCGCACCAGAAGTTCGACAGCGGCAACGGCAACCAGCGTCTTTTGAAGTACGTCGAGCGCGAATTCGGCAAGCCGAAAGACCTGGCGACGCTTGCGTACCTGAGCCAGGTGATGCAGGCCAACGGCATCCAGCTGGCGGCCGAACACCTGCGCGCCTCGCGGCCGCACAGCATGGGCTCGCTGTACTGGCAGCTCGACGATGCGTGGCCCGGCATCACCTGGTCCAGCATCGACTGGTACGGCCGCTGGAAGGCGCTGCAGTTCCACGCGCGGCGTTTCTATGCACCGCTGCTGATCGCAGCGCTGCGCAATCATGGCGTCACGAACGTGTCGCTGGTGTCCGACCGCACCACGCCCGTCGTTGCGCAATGGCGGCTGCGCGTGATGGATTTTTCCGGGAAGGTGATCGGGCAGCAGCAAGCCAACATCACGCTTCCGCCGTTGTCGGCGACACATGTCGGCACCTTCAGCGACGCGCAGTTGCTGCATGGCGCCGATCCGCGTGCGGTGTTCGCCGTTTTCGATTTGCAGGTGGACGGCCGCGAGGTTTCGCGCAACCTCGTGTTCTTCGATGAGCCGAAGAACCTTGCGTTGCCATTGCCGGAGATTCGCACGCGGATCGAAACCACGGGTGACGGTTACCGCCTGACGCTCGACAGTGATAAGCTGGCGCACGACGTGTGGATCTCGCTCGGCGACATCGACGCCAAGGTTTCCGACAACGCCTTCGACATCCTGCCGGGCCAGCAGGTGACGTTGACGGTGCACGGCAAGGTGACTCTCGACGCGCTGCGCAAGGCGCTCAGGATCGAAGACGTGGCTGACGCGATGCAGGGCCACGCGCAATGA
- a CDS encoding Beta-glucosidase codes for MKAVLCVCCSVAVIALATIAHATPDDATVRAQALVAKLTLKEKVAQLQEDAPAITRLGVPAYTWWNEGLHGLARGGFATVFPQSIGLAATWDPALLQQVGTVVSIEARARYDAVGLGNAHGRYQGLTIWSPNINIDRDPRWGRGQETYGEDPYLTGQLAVAFVRGIQGDDPAHPRAIATPKHFAVHSGPEYGRHGFDVDVSPHDLEATYLPAFRAAVTQGHAGSVMCAYNALHGTPVCADKDLLTTTLRGDWDFKGYVVSDCDAIDDMTQFHHYKPDDAQSSAAAIEAGTDLDCGSAYASLGEAVQKGYVKESVLDNALVRLFAARYRLGIMGGDRDGAYARIGLDQIDSAAHRKLALQAALESIVLLKNAHATLPLRAGTRIAVIGPNADTVETLEANYHGTARDPVTPLDGLRQRFGADHIQYAQGASIAAGVPIPIPETALHSDGQPGLKGEYFDHADFSGKPRLTRIDRTIDFDWDHVAPDASLDPDHYAVRWTGELVPPGVGDYTLVVHVDRCFDCRGHDPVRLYVDGKELIDNPGNGNPMQATLHFADISPHAIELEMQHGGQDQGIRLQWLAPTEAQLAEAEAAARNADVVVAFVGLSPDVEGEELPLDVPGFDHGDRTDIALPAVQRALLERVAATGKPLVVVLMSGSAVAIDWAQQHADAIVDAWYPGESGGTAIARVLVGDNDPGGRLPVTFYRATRDLPPYVSYDMEGRTYRYFKGTPLYPFGYGLSYTTFAYADPALSSTRLEAGTTLKVSATVRNTGTRAGDEVAEVYLDAPDVSLPPRHALVGFERVHLAPGEKRRVEFELSPRQLSTVDAAGNRAVAAGRYRVFIGGGQPGNVPGVSASFTISGRDALPH; via the coding sequence ATGAAGGCGGTTCTGTGCGTCTGCTGTTCGGTTGCCGTGATCGCGCTTGCGACGATCGCCCATGCGACGCCCGACGACGCGACCGTGCGCGCACAAGCCCTGGTCGCGAAATTGACGCTCAAGGAAAAGGTCGCGCAGTTGCAGGAGGACGCGCCCGCGATTACGCGCCTCGGCGTGCCGGCGTACACGTGGTGGAACGAAGGCCTGCACGGCCTTGCGCGCGGTGGGTTTGCGACGGTGTTTCCGCAGTCGATTGGTCTGGCGGCAACGTGGGATCCCGCGTTGCTGCAACAGGTCGGTACGGTGGTTTCGATCGAAGCACGCGCGCGCTATGACGCAGTCGGATTGGGCAACGCGCATGGGCGTTACCAGGGCCTCACCATCTGGTCGCCCAACATCAACATCGACCGCGATCCACGCTGGGGCCGCGGCCAGGAAACCTACGGCGAGGATCCGTACCTGACCGGCCAGCTTGCCGTAGCGTTCGTGCGCGGCATCCAGGGCGACGATCCTGCGCACCCGCGCGCGATCGCCACGCCCAAACATTTCGCGGTGCACAGTGGTCCCGAATACGGCCGTCACGGTTTCGACGTCGACGTCTCGCCGCACGATCTCGAAGCGACCTACCTGCCGGCGTTCCGCGCGGCGGTGACGCAAGGCCATGCAGGTTCGGTGATGTGCGCGTACAACGCGCTGCACGGCACGCCGGTGTGTGCGGACAAAGACTTGCTCACCACGACCTTGCGTGGCGATTGGGATTTCAAGGGTTATGTCGTTTCCGACTGCGACGCGATCGATGACATGACCCAGTTCCATCATTACAAACCCGATGATGCGCAATCGTCGGCCGCGGCGATCGAAGCCGGCACCGACCTCGATTGCGGCAGCGCCTACGCGTCGCTGGGCGAAGCGGTGCAGAAGGGCTACGTGAAGGAGTCGGTGCTGGACAACGCGCTGGTGCGGCTGTTCGCCGCGCGCTATCGGCTCGGCATCATGGGCGGTGATCGCGACGGCGCGTATGCGCGCATCGGCCTCGACCAGATCGACAGCGCCGCGCATCGCAAGCTCGCGTTGCAAGCGGCGCTGGAATCCATCGTGCTGCTGAAGAACGCGCACGCGACGCTGCCGTTGCGTGCCGGCACGCGCATTGCGGTCATCGGTCCGAACGCCGACACGGTCGAAACGCTGGAAGCCAATTACCACGGCACCGCCCGCGATCCGGTTACGCCGCTCGACGGTTTGCGCCAACGTTTTGGTGCCGATCACATCCAGTATGCGCAAGGCGCGTCCATCGCGGCAGGCGTGCCGATTCCGATTCCGGAAACCGCCTTGCACAGCGATGGCCAGCCGGGTCTGAAAGGCGAGTATTTCGATCACGCGGATTTCAGCGGCAAGCCGCGCCTCACCCGCATCGATCGCACCATCGACTTCGATTGGGATCATGTGGCGCCGGACGCGTCGCTCGATCCGGATCACTACGCGGTCCGCTGGACCGGCGAGCTGGTTCCGCCGGGCGTGGGCGACTACACGCTGGTGGTGCACGTCGACCGCTGCTTCGATTGCCGCGGGCACGATCCGGTGCGGCTGTACGTCGATGGCAAGGAGCTCATCGACAATCCGGGTAATGGCAACCCGATGCAAGCGACCTTGCATTTTGCGGATATATCACCACACGCAATCGAACTGGAAATGCAGCACGGCGGCCAAGACCAAGGCATTCGCTTGCAGTGGTTGGCACCGACCGAAGCGCAGCTTGCCGAAGCCGAAGCGGCTGCGCGCAACGCCGATGTGGTGGTGGCCTTTGTTGGCTTGTCGCCCGACGTGGAAGGCGAAGAGCTGCCGCTGGACGTGCCAGGCTTCGACCACGGCGATCGCACCGACATCGCGCTGCCGGCGGTGCAGCGCGCGTTGCTCGAACGCGTGGCCGCGACGGGCAAGCCGCTGGTCGTGGTGCTGATGTCGGGCAGCGCGGTGGCGATCGACTGGGCGCAGCAGCACGCCGATGCGATCGTGGACGCGTGGTATCCGGGCGAATCCGGCGGCACCGCGATCGCGCGGGTGCTGGTTGGCGACAATGATCCAGGCGGCCGCCTGCCGGTGACGTTCTACCGCGCGACGCGCGATCTGCCGCCGTACGTCAGTTACGACATGGAAGGACGTACGTACCGCTACTTCAAGGGCACGCCGCTGTACCCGTTCGGTTACGGGTTGAGCTACACGACGTTTGCCTATGCGGATCCCGCGCTGTCCTCAACGCGATTGGAAGCGGGCACGACGTTGAAGGTGAGCGCGACGGTACGCAACACCGGGACGCGCGCCGGCGACGAAGTGGCCGAGGTTTATCTTGATGCTCCAGACGTGTCGCTGCCGCCGCGCCACGCGCTGGTCGGATTCGAGCGCGTGCATCTGGCGCCCGGCGAAAAGCGTCGCGTCGAATTCGAACTGTCGCCGCGCCAGTTGAGCACGGTCGATGCCGCGGGCAATCGCGCAGTCGCCGCCGGGCGTTATCGCGTTTTCATCGGCGGCGGACAGCCCGGTAATGTGCCGGGCGTCAGCGCTTCGTTTACGATCAGCGGTCGCGACGCCTTGCCGCACTGA